From one Arenicella chitinivorans genomic stretch:
- the fcl gene encoding GDP-L-fucose synthase yields the protein MTKRVYVAGHKGMVGSALVRNLTTQPDVEIISRTRSEVDLTDQSAVRSFFSKEKIDHVYHAAAKVGGIYANNTYPADFIYENLMVECNVLQAAFEAGVEKLVLLGSSCIYPKFAPQPIPESALLTSELEPTNEPYAIAKIAGIKLCESYNRQHGVDYRSVMPTNLYGPNDNFHPMNSHVIPAMMLRFHKAKLDDARQVVVWGSGKPMREFLHVDDMAAATLFVMGLSRSAYQQATEERLSHLNIGTGEDCTIRELAYTMAEVVGFEGEIVFDSSKPDGTPRKLLDVSKINSLGWQASYSLVEGLSHTYGWLSKNEQILREA from the coding sequence ATGACCAAGCGTGTATATGTGGCTGGCCACAAAGGTATGGTGGGCTCGGCGCTCGTGCGGAATCTCACCACGCAACCGGATGTAGAGATCATCTCTCGCACTCGATCCGAAGTGGATCTGACCGATCAAAGTGCTGTTCGAAGCTTTTTCAGTAAGGAAAAGATCGATCATGTGTACCATGCCGCCGCTAAAGTCGGGGGGATCTATGCGAACAATACGTATCCAGCGGACTTTATTTATGAAAATCTAATGGTTGAATGCAATGTGTTGCAGGCGGCATTCGAGGCAGGAGTTGAAAAATTGGTACTGCTGGGCTCGTCTTGTATCTACCCCAAATTTGCACCTCAGCCAATTCCTGAATCAGCACTATTGACCAGTGAGCTGGAACCGACAAACGAGCCATACGCTATTGCCAAGATCGCTGGTATTAAATTGTGCGAATCCTACAATCGACAACATGGTGTCGATTATCGCAGCGTGATGCCGACTAACCTGTATGGCCCAAACGATAACTTTCACCCAATGAACAGTCACGTGATTCCAGCAATGATGCTCCGGTTCCATAAAGCTAAGTTGGACGATGCAAGACAGGTGGTCGTCTGGGGTTCTGGGAAACCGATGCGGGAATTTTTACACGTGGATGACATGGCCGCCGCAACGTTATTTGTCATGGGATTGTCGCGCTCGGCATACCAACAAGCAACAGAAGAGCGCCTCTCGCACCTGAATATTGGTACTGGTGAAGATTGCACGATTCGTGAGCTCGCCTATACCATGGCTGAGGTTGTTGGCTTCGAGGGTGAAATTGTATTTGATTCGTCAAAGCCGGACGGCACACCGCGGAAGTTGCTCGATGTTAGCAAAATCAACAGTCTAGGTTGGCAGGCCAGCTACTCGTTAGTAGAAGGTCTAAGTCATACCTACGGCTGGTTATCGAAAAATGAACAAATTTTGAGGGAAGCCTAA
- a CDS encoding mannose-1-phosphate guanylyltransferase/mannose-6-phosphate isomerase, translating into MKVPVILSGGVGSRLWPLSRGMYPKQLLPITDPDLSPLQQTVLRTRAAGDFSAPIVVCNEEHRFIVGEQLAQVGASDASVMLEPEGRNTAAAIAVAALHAASIDPESVLLVMPADHVILNEDRFLKAVDLAMSSAASGKLTTFGVVPTSPETGYGYIKRGVKLYDEVHQIESFKEKPDRGTAEQYLASGGYYWNGGIFALRADCYLDELQRYAPEVFEACSAAYSKMQHDLDFIRIGTEEFMMSPSISIDYAVMENTDNAAVVALDAGWSDVGSWSALWEVSNKDENGNACTGDVIVHNTRNTHIYSESKLVSAVGVEDLVIVETDDAILVTTKAECQEVKQIVKVLEHENRSHVKHHRKVYRPWGWYDSVDAGDRFQVKRIQVKPLAKLSVQMHNHRAEHWVVVRGVAEVLNGDKTMLLKENESTYIPVGVVHALRNPSEVDVLEIIEVQSGSYLGEDDIVRFEDQYGRAGTTD; encoded by the coding sequence ATGAAGGTGCCAGTCATACTATCTGGTGGTGTCGGGTCTCGGTTGTGGCCTTTGTCTCGAGGCATGTACCCAAAGCAGCTATTGCCAATAACCGATCCGGACTTGTCTCCGTTGCAGCAAACGGTATTGCGCACTCGAGCCGCGGGCGATTTTAGTGCACCCATCGTGGTGTGTAACGAGGAGCACCGATTTATCGTTGGGGAACAGTTGGCGCAGGTTGGTGCATCTGATGCGAGTGTCATGCTTGAACCCGAGGGGCGAAATACGGCGGCAGCGATTGCGGTCGCAGCTTTACATGCCGCGAGTATTGATCCGGAGTCTGTGCTGCTGGTGATGCCAGCGGATCACGTGATCCTAAATGAAGATCGTTTTTTAAAAGCCGTTGATCTCGCCATGAGTTCCGCAGCAAGTGGCAAGCTTACGACGTTTGGTGTTGTACCCACATCTCCGGAAACGGGTTATGGCTACATAAAACGTGGTGTAAAGTTGTATGACGAAGTGCATCAGATCGAGAGTTTTAAAGAGAAGCCTGATCGTGGTACAGCCGAACAATATCTTGCGTCTGGCGGTTATTATTGGAATGGTGGGATTTTCGCACTTCGTGCGGATTGTTACCTAGATGAGTTGCAGCGTTACGCTCCGGAAGTATTTGAAGCGTGTTCTGCGGCATACTCAAAGATGCAACACGACCTTGATTTTATTCGCATCGGCACAGAAGAGTTCATGATGTCGCCGTCGATCTCAATCGACTATGCTGTTATGGAGAACACTGACAATGCCGCGGTTGTTGCGTTGGATGCAGGTTGGAGTGATGTTGGGTCGTGGTCAGCGCTTTGGGAGGTCTCAAATAAAGATGAGAACGGTAATGCCTGTACTGGTGATGTTATCGTACACAACACGCGCAATACGCATATCTACTCAGAGAGTAAGCTGGTGTCTGCAGTGGGGGTCGAAGACCTGGTTATCGTGGAGACTGATGATGCTATCTTGGTCACCACGAAAGCCGAGTGTCAGGAGGTTAAGCAGATAGTTAAGGTGCTTGAACATGAGAACCGGTCACATGTAAAGCATCACCGTAAGGTCTATCGCCCTTGGGGCTGGTACGATTCGGTTGACGCTGGAGATCGATTTCAAGTTAAACGCATTCAAGTTAAACCATTGGCGAAGCTGTCAGTGCAGATGCATAACCATAGAGCCGAACACTGGGTTGTGGTTCGAGGTGTGGCTGAAGTGCTGAATGGTGATAAAACTATGTTACTCAAAGAAAACGAATCTACGTATATACCTGTAGGCGTGGTGCATGCACTGCGCAACCCGAGTGAGGTCGACGTCCTAGAGATTATTGAAGTGCAATCAGGATCCTATTTGGGAGAGGACGACATAGTGCGTTTTGAGGACCAATATGGCCGAGCAGGTACCACTGATTAG
- a CDS encoding NADPH-dependent 2,4-dienoyl-CoA reductase: protein MSNPYPNLFSPLDLGFTTLKNRAIMGSMHTGLEDRAKDFPKLAAYFRERAKGGVGLMVTGGFAPNVQGWLSPFGSKLSKPSEVKRHRQVTDAVHEEGGKICLQILHAGRYGYSPLCVSASNLKSPISPFKPRALSTKGVYNTIKDYATSAYLAQQAGYDGVEIMGSEGYFINQFLVTRTNKRTDEWGGTYENRMRLPVEIVKAVRERVGSNFIIIYRLSMLDLVEQGSTWNEVVTLGKAIEAAGATIINTGIGWHEARVPTIATNVPRAAFAWVTQRMKQEVSIPVVATNRINDPVVAESIVADGIADMVSMARPFLADPEFMNKAAAGKTHLINTCIACNQACLDHTFSGKRSTCLVNPRACYETELNVTPTKQAKRLAVVGAGPAGLSAATTLAERGHTVELFDKADQIGGQFNLAKQIPGKEEFHETIRYFNNLLLETGVNLRLGEEFTTNTGIDESFDEVIIACGIKPRDLDIPGIDNAKVLSYIEAIQAPDRIGNRVAIIGAGGIGFDVAELLCHQSSDGITSVSEFNREWGVDEEYNVPGAYTVSEPSAPARQVTLMQRKPEKLGKTLGKTTGWIHRASLAKKNVTMLAGVEYLEINEDGVLYRTGSNAPQLLACDSVVVCAGQLSQNELYAQLHASNIPCHLIGGARQAGELDAKRAIREGFVLASEL from the coding sequence ATGTCAAACCCATACCCAAATTTATTCAGCCCTTTAGACCTTGGTTTTACGACTCTTAAAAACCGCGCCATCATGGGCTCAATGCATACTGGGCTCGAAGATCGTGCAAAAGATTTCCCCAAACTTGCCGCCTATTTCCGAGAGCGCGCCAAAGGCGGTGTGGGGTTGATGGTAACGGGCGGCTTCGCACCCAATGTTCAAGGCTGGTTATCACCGTTTGGCAGCAAGTTAAGTAAGCCGTCAGAGGTGAAGCGACACCGTCAGGTGACGGATGCAGTGCACGAAGAAGGGGGAAAAATATGCTTACAGATACTCCATGCTGGGCGTTATGGTTACAGTCCCTTATGTGTTTCTGCGTCGAACCTAAAATCACCAATTTCACCGTTTAAACCGCGCGCACTCAGTACTAAAGGGGTTTACAACACCATAAAAGATTACGCGACGAGTGCGTATCTGGCGCAACAAGCTGGTTACGACGGTGTCGAGATAATGGGGTCTGAAGGCTACTTCATTAACCAATTTTTAGTTACTCGTACGAACAAGCGTACCGACGAGTGGGGCGGCACATATGAAAACCGGATGCGTTTACCGGTCGAAATCGTTAAAGCGGTTCGCGAACGTGTCGGGTCTAATTTCATTATTATCTATCGACTTTCCATGTTGGATCTAGTCGAGCAAGGGAGCACCTGGAATGAAGTCGTAACGCTTGGCAAAGCGATCGAGGCGGCCGGCGCAACCATTATTAATACCGGTATTGGCTGGCACGAAGCACGTGTCCCCACCATTGCAACCAATGTGCCCCGCGCGGCTTTTGCTTGGGTAACGCAACGTATGAAACAGGAAGTTTCAATTCCGGTCGTTGCGACAAACCGTATCAACGACCCGGTGGTTGCCGAATCGATTGTTGCTGATGGGATCGCTGATATGGTCTCTATGGCACGCCCCTTCCTCGCTGATCCCGAGTTCATGAACAAAGCAGCCGCCGGCAAGACACACCTAATTAACACGTGTATTGCATGCAATCAGGCATGCCTTGACCATACTTTTTCAGGTAAGCGATCAACCTGTCTCGTCAATCCCAGAGCCTGTTATGAAACCGAACTAAACGTCACACCGACTAAGCAGGCAAAGCGCCTCGCCGTCGTTGGCGCTGGTCCGGCGGGTCTTTCTGCAGCAACCACACTGGCGGAACGGGGTCATACAGTCGAGTTGTTCGACAAGGCGGACCAGATTGGTGGTCAATTCAATTTAGCGAAACAGATTCCTGGTAAAGAAGAATTCCACGAGACGATTCGCTATTTTAACAATCTATTGCTCGAGACCGGTGTTAATCTGCGTTTGGGAGAAGAGTTTACAACGAACACAGGTATTGATGAATCCTTTGATGAGGTAATTATCGCCTGCGGTATCAAACCACGAGACCTTGATATCCCCGGCATAGACAACGCTAAAGTGCTTTCTTATATTGAAGCCATTCAAGCCCCTGACCGGATCGGGAATCGAGTCGCCATTATTGGCGCCGGCGGGATTGGATTTGATGTCGCTGAATTACTCTGTCACCAGTCATCGGATGGCATTACGTCCGTATCCGAATTCAATCGCGAATGGGGCGTAGATGAAGAATATAACGTCCCAGGTGCATACACGGTCTCAGAGCCTAGCGCACCAGCAAGACAAGTAACTCTCATGCAACGTAAACCTGAAAAATTAGGGAAAACGCTCGGGAAAACTACCGGATGGATTCACCGAGCATCCCTCGCAAAGAAAAACGTAACGATGTTGGCTGGAGTAGAGTATCTCGAAATCAATGAAGATGGCGTGCTTTATCGGACTGGTTCTAATGCCCCTCAACTTCTGGCATGCGACAGTGTGGTCGTCTGTGCGGGCCAACTTTCACAGAACGAACTCTATGCACAATTACACGCGTCGAACATTCCATGTCATTTAATAGGCGGAGCTCGCCAAGCAGGTGAACTTGATGCCAAACGCGCTATTCGCGAAGGGTTTGTGTTAGCTAGTGAGCTTTGA
- a CDS encoding DUF885 domain-containing protein, which produces MKTYLYLALTLPIYLAGCNNEKIDASAELQPTEPQQKVIEPVAVERPAPEVSLDQNEAFEAFKNHFLESLWALNPSYGVYVGYYKHADQLLVPDGELRGRRRAFFVRELQALKSFNANRLNAANATDLAIIEGKIKSSLWYFDVFRSYEWNPAQYNPAGSFGVILTTEYAPLEERLAAISNRLQNVPAYYDAAKANLKTPTLPHLGLAIQQTKGALGMFKSQIPAKVTIAKDAGTIDEVGASALDARLADAVTAVQGYLEWLEAKEAELKASGEARSFRIGAELYEKKFKHDIASGYTAAELYQLALDAKQNLHTQMIEITEQLWPNYFAEQAIPEDRLVAVKQLIDQLSLKHVARENFVDEVRRQIPVLQAFVDEHQLLDSDPTRPLVVRLTPEYQRGFAGASVNAPGPYDATANTYYNVSPLDDYTEAQAESYLREYNHWILQILNIHEAIPGHYTQLMHANKSPSKIKSIFGNGAMVEGWAVYSERMMLEAGYANDEPEMWLMYSKWNLRVVVNTILDYSIQVLGMEQEEALDLLMNEAFQERTEAEGKWRRATVSQVQLTSYFAGYSEIMAFREQLKERLGDRFDLREFHNKFLSYGNAPVPVIKNLMLADIEAAEVVRARTPRVETTESLPIENSAATELDNPADVPGEDQTQGQN; this is translated from the coding sequence TTGAAAACCTACCTCTACCTTGCTCTGACACTACCTATCTACCTAGCTGGGTGTAATAACGAAAAAATCGATGCGTCCGCCGAATTGCAACCGACTGAACCTCAGCAAAAAGTGATCGAGCCAGTGGCAGTTGAGCGGCCGGCACCCGAAGTTAGCCTAGACCAGAACGAAGCGTTTGAAGCCTTCAAAAATCACTTTCTGGAGAGTTTGTGGGCATTGAACCCGAGTTATGGAGTGTATGTGGGGTACTACAAGCATGCCGATCAGCTCCTCGTACCCGATGGTGAACTGCGTGGCCGAAGACGCGCATTTTTTGTACGTGAACTACAGGCGCTCAAAAGTTTTAACGCGAATCGTTTGAACGCCGCGAACGCCACTGACCTGGCAATCATCGAAGGTAAAATAAAGTCTAGCCTCTGGTATTTTGATGTCTTTCGCAGCTACGAGTGGAATCCTGCGCAATACAATCCCGCCGGTAGCTTTGGTGTCATTCTGACAACCGAATATGCGCCGCTCGAGGAGCGCTTGGCGGCGATCTCCAATCGTTTGCAGAATGTGCCTGCGTATTACGATGCAGCCAAAGCGAACCTAAAGACGCCGACGCTGCCGCATCTAGGGCTCGCGATTCAGCAGACCAAAGGCGCTTTAGGTATGTTCAAATCTCAGATTCCAGCGAAAGTCACCATTGCCAAGGACGCAGGGACGATTGACGAAGTAGGCGCGTCGGCTCTCGACGCGCGTCTTGCGGACGCTGTAACCGCGGTACAGGGTTATTTGGAGTGGTTGGAAGCCAAAGAGGCAGAACTGAAAGCTAGTGGTGAGGCACGGAGTTTTCGAATCGGTGCGGAACTGTACGAAAAGAAGTTCAAGCACGATATCGCCTCTGGCTACACTGCGGCCGAGCTGTACCAGCTTGCGTTGGACGCTAAGCAAAATTTGCATACGCAAATGATCGAAATCACCGAGCAGCTCTGGCCAAACTACTTCGCAGAGCAAGCGATTCCAGAAGACCGGCTGGTGGCCGTGAAACAATTAATCGATCAGCTCTCGCTAAAACATGTTGCCCGAGAAAATTTTGTTGATGAAGTGCGCCGGCAAATTCCTGTTCTTCAAGCTTTTGTTGATGAGCACCAACTGCTTGATTCTGATCCAACGCGACCACTGGTAGTGCGTTTGACGCCAGAGTATCAACGCGGGTTTGCGGGGGCGTCGGTAAATGCACCTGGTCCTTATGATGCAACGGCGAATACTTATTACAACGTCTCGCCACTGGACGATTATACGGAGGCGCAGGCAGAGAGTTATTTGCGTGAGTACAACCACTGGATATTACAGATTCTGAATATCCATGAGGCCATACCCGGGCACTACACCCAATTGATGCATGCGAATAAATCGCCGAGTAAAATCAAGTCGATTTTCGGCAATGGCGCGATGGTGGAAGGCTGGGCTGTTTACTCAGAGCGCATGATGCTCGAAGCGGGATACGCTAACGATGAACCTGAAATGTGGCTGATGTACAGCAAATGGAATCTGCGTGTTGTGGTTAACACCATTCTAGATTACAGCATCCAGGTGCTTGGCATGGAACAGGAAGAGGCATTGGACTTGCTGATGAATGAAGCGTTTCAGGAACGCACCGAAGCAGAGGGAAAATGGCGTCGCGCAACCGTGTCACAGGTGCAACTAACCAGCTACTTCGCCGGGTATTCTGAAATCATGGCGTTTCGTGAGCAGCTGAAGGAGAGATTGGGTGATCGGTTTGACTTGCGCGAGTTCCACAATAAGTTTTTGAGTTATGGTAATGCGCCGGTGCCAGTGATTAAGAACTTGATGCTGGCCGACATTGAAGCCGCTGAAGTGGTGCGGGCTCGGACACCTCGGGTTGAAACAACCGAGTCTTTGCCGATTGAGAACTCAGCAGCAACTGAACTTGATAACCCAGCTGACGTGCCGGGCGAGGATCAAACTCAAGGCCAAAATTAA
- a CDS encoding ATP-binding response regulator, producing MRPSASVAKKTVLREQLKQLHSNLLPQIAAYTLVVALVAFLLYRWSQDIRVIIWALVVFIINGFGLARAVIFRDDVLDEPLRIGVSETVMATINGVLFAFLPLMVVPEATAEITMWIVFASTALAAASISMQSSWLPVFLGFNCTQMGALAYSLSLREEAIYQGLALGVLILLVALSLFAFNLQRAIQNAIILRFENNGLIHKLRSALTQTAEANRAKSVFLASASHDLRQPLHALGLLTETLGGTDLNENQQLVQTHMMSAVESTRTMLDSLLNISKLDAGAISAEPRPFLVQSIFTKLEAELAPTADENNLIYRTRETIAAAHSDPFIVELILRNLIANAIRYTQQGGLLVGCRRRPADLLMIEVWDTGVGMQPDQLDDIFREFKQLDNPERDAQKGFGLGLAIAQGLAKTIDSEIRVRSKPGKGTVFRFAIPASDAEIIADLPNATSMHEFMGKRVLIIDDDQRIRISMRSLLETWGCECIDAESAQEAIASLNGTSVDLMLVDYRLREGKTGRDAIHVLRATSQQSVPAIIITGDTGKERIKEAQSVDALLLHKPASASQLQRMMRSLL from the coding sequence ATGAGACCCTCTGCGTCGGTTGCCAAGAAAACAGTTCTACGTGAGCAATTAAAGCAACTTCACAGCAACCTTCTGCCTCAGATAGCGGCGTACACCTTAGTTGTGGCCCTAGTGGCCTTTTTACTCTATCGTTGGTCGCAGGACATCCGCGTGATTATCTGGGCCTTAGTGGTATTTATCATCAATGGGTTCGGGCTTGCGCGCGCGGTAATCTTTCGCGACGATGTGCTGGATGAACCACTGAGAATTGGTGTATCCGAAACCGTCATGGCAACCATCAATGGTGTCTTGTTTGCGTTTTTGCCGCTGATGGTTGTGCCTGAAGCGACCGCCGAAATCACCATGTGGATCGTCTTCGCTAGCACCGCCTTGGCCGCCGCTAGCATATCGATGCAATCAAGCTGGCTTCCCGTCTTTCTGGGGTTTAACTGCACTCAGATGGGCGCATTAGCCTATAGCCTATCACTACGAGAAGAAGCGATTTATCAAGGGCTCGCATTGGGCGTCCTCATTCTGCTTGTGGCGCTGTCGTTATTTGCCTTTAATCTTCAACGCGCTATCCAGAATGCAATCATCTTGCGATTCGAGAACAATGGCCTAATCCACAAGCTTCGCTCCGCACTAACACAGACTGCAGAAGCGAATCGTGCAAAATCCGTGTTTCTGGCGTCCGCCAGCCATGATCTGCGACAACCACTGCATGCACTTGGTCTACTAACAGAAACCCTGGGCGGAACCGATCTCAATGAGAACCAACAACTGGTACAGACGCACATGATGTCGGCAGTGGAATCGACCAGAACGATGCTCGACTCGCTGCTAAATATTTCAAAACTTGATGCCGGAGCTATTTCTGCGGAGCCTCGGCCGTTTTTAGTACAATCAATTTTTACCAAACTTGAGGCTGAACTGGCACCAACAGCGGATGAAAATAATTTGATCTATCGAACGCGGGAAACCATCGCAGCAGCGCATTCAGATCCGTTTATTGTCGAGCTTATCCTACGCAATTTGATTGCGAACGCCATTCGATACACTCAACAAGGAGGCCTTTTGGTAGGCTGTCGACGAAGACCAGCAGATCTGCTGATGATCGAGGTTTGGGATACGGGCGTTGGGATGCAGCCGGACCAGCTCGACGACATTTTCCGTGAATTTAAACAGTTAGACAACCCGGAACGGGACGCACAAAAAGGGTTTGGACTCGGTCTGGCTATTGCTCAAGGGCTGGCCAAGACAATCGACAGCGAGATACGAGTACGGTCAAAACCGGGGAAAGGCACAGTCTTCCGTTTTGCGATACCGGCATCCGACGCTGAAATAATTGCAGATCTACCCAACGCAACTTCCATGCATGAGTTTATGGGCAAGCGCGTACTGATTATTGATGACGATCAACGCATTCGCATTTCAATGCGTAGCTTGTTGGAAACATGGGGATGTGAGTGTATTGATGCCGAGTCCGCGCAAGAAGCCATTGCATCACTTAACGGTACCTCGGTGGACCTGATGCTGGTCGATTACCGCCTGCGTGAAGGTAAAACCGGGCGCGATGCGATACACGTACTACGCGCAACATCGCAACAATCTGTGCCAGCCATCATTATCACCGGCGACACCGGCAAGGAGCGAATCAAGGAAGCGCAGTCAGTTGACGCACTGCTGTTGCACAAACCCGCTTCTGCCAGTCAACTACAACGTATGATGCGGTCACTGCTCTAA
- a CDS encoding response regulator transcription factor, protein MLGTHILLVDDHTLFRTGMQMILTQVGGARGVSEASSVREAFDFDESSVDLILLDIHLPGLNGIDGIKPMREKFAGVPIIILSASSELASIRQAKELGAAGFLNKAALAEEIVNSITHVLGGGQCFPAGVDSQPAPAMHTGGHTLTPRQTEVLIYLCEGKPNKLIARELDMSENTVRVHVSAILSALGAKNRSEAILIAQREGITN, encoded by the coding sequence ATGCTAGGCACCCACATATTACTGGTCGACGACCACACGCTGTTTCGAACTGGTATGCAGATGATCTTGACGCAAGTCGGTGGCGCTCGTGGGGTCTCAGAAGCCAGCTCAGTTCGCGAGGCTTTTGATTTTGATGAGTCCAGCGTTGACCTCATTCTCTTAGACATCCATCTTCCAGGGCTGAACGGCATTGACGGCATAAAACCAATGCGCGAGAAGTTTGCTGGCGTACCGATTATCATCCTATCAGCGAGTTCCGAGCTAGCATCGATCCGCCAAGCAAAAGAACTGGGGGCAGCCGGTTTTCTGAATAAAGCCGCATTAGCTGAGGAGATAGTTAACTCGATTACCCATGTCCTAGGTGGCGGCCAGTGTTTTCCGGCAGGTGTTGATAGTCAACCTGCCCCAGCAATGCATACTGGCGGCCATACGCTGACGCCGAGACAAACCGAGGTGTTAATCTACCTTTGCGAGGGTAAACCAAACAAACTGATCGCACGAGAACTCGACATGTCTGAGAACACCGTTCGCGTACACGTCTCAGCCATACTCTCAGCGCTTGGCGCTAAAAATCGTTCCGAGGCGATTCTGATCGCACAACGTGAAGGCATCACGAACTAA
- a CDS encoding alpha/beta fold hydrolase: MVSTTTTAPSFINTRVQQWYQRGRLRDLHGKSIFTIDEGSEFDTAVVLIHGFPTSSMDWEPIWPALSRQFRTVTLDMWGFGFSDKPNTRCYSIHQQADLFEALISELGIHRYHVIAHDYGVSVAQELLARHTPSHTSQWLSLCLLNGGLFPEAHHPILIQKLMLSPLGKYINYLTGFKQFSKSFSSVFGAGSQPSEQELQEFWEAINFNEGRHVFHNLITYMNDRRTHRERWVSALQNAPVPIALINGSVDPVSGAHLVKRYKELDCRLDYLAELPTTGHYPQVEAPQTVLDAYQSFLSELGASKETITRPLA; encoded by the coding sequence ATGGTCTCGACGACAACCACAGCACCCTCATTTATCAATACTCGTGTACAACAGTGGTACCAGCGAGGTAGGTTGCGTGACCTTCACGGCAAGTCAATTTTCACTATTGATGAAGGTTCCGAATTCGATACGGCCGTGGTTTTGATACACGGATTCCCAACCTCGTCTATGGACTGGGAGCCGATATGGCCTGCTCTGAGTCGGCAGTTTCGCACCGTAACGTTGGACATGTGGGGTTTTGGCTTCTCCGATAAACCCAACACACGTTGCTATTCCATCCATCAGCAAGCCGACTTATTTGAGGCGCTAATCAGCGAACTTGGCATCCATCGCTACCACGTGATTGCGCATGATTATGGCGTATCCGTTGCGCAGGAGCTGCTTGCGCGCCATACCCCAAGCCATACAAGCCAGTGGTTATCCCTGTGTTTGCTCAACGGCGGTCTATTTCCAGAGGCACATCACCCCATTCTAATCCAAAAATTGATGCTCAGTCCGCTCGGCAAATACATCAATTACCTGACAGGATTCAAACAGTTTTCTAAGTCATTTTCATCGGTTTTCGGTGCCGGAAGTCAGCCGAGTGAACAAGAATTACAAGAGTTTTGGGAGGCGATTAACTTTAATGAAGGACGTCATGTATTCCATAACTTGATCACATACATGAATGACCGACGAACTCACCGCGAACGCTGGGTCTCAGCGTTGCAGAACGCGCCCGTGCCAATTGCCTTGATCAACGGCTCGGTCGATCCGGTTTCCGGAGCCCATCTGGTAAAACGATACAAAGAACTCGACTGTCGTTTGGATTATTTAGCTGAGCTGCCCACCACCGGTCACTACCCTCAGGTCGAAGCGCCGCAAACTGTGCTGGATGCGTATCAGTCGTTTTTATCAGAGCTTGGTGCGTCGAAGGAAACAATCACCAGACCGTTAGCCTGA
- a CDS encoding TetR/AcrR family transcriptional regulator, which translates to MPTQARAIRKREALLDAAEREFATRGFDETTAKSIAADAKVAVGTFYQYFENKNDILREIARRGLELIRDHLPPFSLTESDTLSAQRLHQLFVRALEFVYAYHANKPELHQVLEQRRSVDAELGVIMREGEDALRNHIRLFVQTFNLPSPEIVTHNLFAMGEGIVHRQVFDQNTLPPEQVIEVGASMLTAYFNQLSNVIDQ; encoded by the coding sequence ATGCCAACTCAGGCACGCGCAATACGTAAGCGTGAGGCATTGCTCGATGCAGCGGAACGGGAGTTTGCTACTCGGGGTTTCGACGAGACGACCGCCAAGTCCATCGCCGCAGATGCTAAGGTCGCTGTTGGCACCTTTTATCAGTATTTTGAAAATAAAAACGATATCTTGCGAGAAATTGCCCGTCGTGGCCTAGAGTTGATCCGTGACCATCTGCCGCCATTTTCACTCACCGAATCAGATACGCTGAGTGCGCAGCGACTGCACCAATTGTTTGTGCGCGCCCTTGAGTTTGTGTATGCGTATCACGCCAATAAACCAGAACTGCATCAGGTGCTTGAACAACGCCGCAGTGTGGATGCGGAGCTTGGCGTGATTATGCGCGAGGGCGAAGATGCACTGCGCAATCACATACGGCTGTTCGTACAGACTTTCAATTTGCCATCACCGGAAATTGTCACGCATAACCTTTTCGCCATGGGAGAGGGGATCGTGCATCGACAGGTCTTCGACCAAAACACGTTGCCGCCAGAGCAGGTTATCGAGGTCGGCGCTTCGATGCTGACGGCATACTTCAACCAACTCAGCAACGTAATAGATCAATGA